Proteins from a genomic interval of Vreelandella profundi:
- a CDS encoding sulfite exporter TauE/SafE family protein, which translates to MTDLFWYQYLLIGLIFAWSGFVRTSLGFGGAVLALPFLLLVVNEPLVFPPIIAIHLMIFSSWIAWSGHRQLQKEGMGGASAESNIDWGYLFKALKIMIIPKLIGVIGLLTLPAQVMTSIIFGIVFIYAIGYVLNRPFKSKNKYVDYVLLALGGYVSGTSLIGAPLIVAVFATHVAKEQLRDTMFVLWFILVVIKMVSFLIAGVDLQLIHQLWLLPCAFLGHLLGEKAHRYMLKADTGLFFRVLGGVLLLVSVVGLVHPPA; encoded by the coding sequence ATGACCGATTTATTCTGGTACCAGTATCTTCTTATCGGATTGATTTTCGCCTGGAGCGGCTTTGTGAGAACCAGCCTGGGCTTTGGCGGCGCGGTGCTGGCGCTGCCGTTTTTGCTGTTAGTAGTGAACGAGCCGCTCGTCTTTCCGCCGATTATCGCTATTCACCTGATGATTTTTTCTAGTTGGATTGCGTGGAGTGGGCATCGCCAGCTGCAAAAAGAAGGAATGGGGGGCGCAAGCGCAGAGAGCAATATTGACTGGGGCTATCTTTTCAAAGCCTTGAAAATCATGATCATTCCTAAGCTAATTGGAGTGATAGGTCTGTTAACGCTGCCCGCTCAGGTCATGACCAGCATTATTTTTGGCATTGTTTTCATTTATGCCATTGGCTATGTACTCAACCGACCGTTCAAGAGTAAAAATAAATACGTTGATTACGTACTGCTGGCGCTCGGCGGGTACGTCAGCGGCACCTCGTTAATTGGTGCACCGCTGATTGTGGCGGTGTTCGCCACTCATGTGGCCAAAGAGCAGCTGCGGGATACCATGTTTGTGCTGTGGTTTATCCTGGTAGTCATCAAGATGGTCTCGTTCCTGATTGCAGGTGTGGATCTTCAGCTAATCCATCAGCTGTGGCTGCTGCCCTGCGCTTTTCTTGGTCATCTTCTGGGCGAGAAGGCCCACCGCTATATGCTCAAAGCGGATACGGGCCTGTTTTTTCGCGTGTTGGGCGGGGTATTACTGCTGGTCAGCGTGGTGGGGCTGGTTCATCCGCCGGCGTAG
- a CDS encoding MFS transporter, translating to MLLFASTMTVMSGAIIAPALPGISRHFPDQPQVLIQLILTIPALMITLFSPLMGYLADRFGRKKLLLMMLFIYGFAGVAGFFIDRVDLLLSSRALMGIAVAGILSISTTLVGDYFDGHERVRFLGLQSSCMALGGVVFINMGGILSDWSWRGPFLLYLTGVLLLPYALAVLQEPKNAGITSSGVSDAPVTVDYWRTGLAYFIAMISMMMFYMFPAQLPFLLSQSGEISGLLIGIALSMAALTASIVAFGYGYYKPFLSVMTIYILGFLLAGAGFLVVGLTTSYAMAIVGAAISGLGLGAFMPNTTTWLMRITPQRVRGRVFGGFTSTFFFGQFVSPVVVATALIWLDSLRNVYTAMAMLCCLFAAALLILSKTYLRADSQL from the coding sequence GTGCTGTTGTTTGCCAGCACCATGACGGTGATGTCGGGCGCAATCATTGCGCCGGCGCTACCGGGTATCAGCCGTCATTTTCCTGACCAGCCTCAGGTGTTGATCCAGCTCATTCTGACTATTCCTGCGCTGATGATTACCCTGTTTAGCCCGCTCATGGGCTATCTTGCCGATCGTTTTGGGCGCAAGAAACTGCTGCTGATGATGCTGTTTATCTATGGTTTTGCAGGGGTTGCGGGCTTTTTTATCGACCGCGTAGATTTACTCCTAAGCTCACGGGCCCTGATGGGCATAGCGGTGGCTGGCATTCTCAGTATCAGCACCACGCTGGTGGGCGATTATTTCGATGGCCACGAGCGCGTGCGCTTTCTAGGGCTGCAAAGTAGCTGCATGGCGCTGGGCGGGGTGGTTTTCATTAATATGGGTGGCATACTTTCCGACTGGAGCTGGCGCGGGCCGTTTTTACTTTATCTCACCGGGGTGCTTCTGCTGCCGTACGCATTGGCGGTACTTCAGGAGCCCAAAAATGCGGGCATCACCAGCAGCGGTGTAAGCGACGCGCCTGTCACCGTGGACTATTGGCGTACCGGGCTGGCTTATTTTATCGCCATGATAAGCATGATGATGTTTTACATGTTTCCCGCCCAGCTGCCCTTTTTGCTTTCTCAGTCAGGCGAAATCAGCGGTTTGCTGATTGGTATTGCGCTTTCCATGGCCGCTCTTACGGCCAGTATCGTTGCCTTTGGCTATGGTTACTACAAGCCCTTCTTATCGGTCATGACGATTTATATCTTAGGTTTCTTGCTGGCAGGCGCCGGATTTTTGGTGGTCGGACTAACCACAAGCTATGCCATGGCGATCGTCGGTGCGGCTATTTCCGGCCTGGGGCTGGGCGCCTTTATGCCCAACACCACCACTTGGCTGATGCGCATTACGCCTCAACGGGTGCGCGGCCGTGTGTTTGGCGGCTTTACCTCGACCTTCTTTTTCGGGCAGTTTGTGTCGCCGGTCGTGGTTGCCACCGCGTTGATTTGGCTCGACTCCTTGCGTAATGTTTACACCGCCATGGCGATGCTTTGCTGCCTGTTCGCAGCCGCCCTGCTGATACTGAGCAAAACCTATTTACGCGCCGACAGCCAGCTTTAG
- a CDS encoding GGDEF domain-containing protein translates to MGGSADSKVSGVENVESSSSDSSDPLAHMLAVTACLFDNSGSAVSLFDDDDRLLYGNAQYYDLICHAPGTHPLWPDIVRDNYANSQGLIIEADDIELWIQTALSKRRKQTYRQFEIDACDGRWLLMTETLISGVGLLGIGVDITQSKNVTTALKQEYQNALVKAETDLLTDMGNRRALERLRNILLSKGIHFQVAALMIDIDHFKSYNDTLGHPQGDLCLQQVARIIRSSLRVSEAYPIRLGGDEFLVLMMGAPLTLAHQIAQRIRDGVRHSAIQHPAKDSGLVTLSMGLACHEIIDSKSLSSLLKDADDALYQAKRSGRDRISAPLTVSDCV, encoded by the coding sequence ATGGGTGGGAGTGCCGACAGCAAAGTATCAGGGGTGGAAAACGTGGAGTCTTCGTCGAGTGATAGTTCAGATCCGTTAGCGCACATGCTAGCTGTCACGGCGTGCTTGTTTGATAACAGCGGTTCAGCGGTTTCCCTGTTCGATGATGACGATCGGTTGCTTTATGGTAATGCTCAATATTATGACCTTATCTGTCATGCGCCGGGTACGCACCCGCTGTGGCCGGATATTGTGCGTGACAACTATGCCAATAGTCAGGGGTTGATTATTGAAGCAGATGATATTGAGCTGTGGATTCAGACGGCGCTATCAAAACGCCGCAAGCAAACGTATCGTCAATTTGAAATTGACGCATGTGATGGCCGCTGGCTGTTGATGACGGAAACATTGATTTCGGGTGTTGGTCTGCTAGGTATTGGTGTGGATATCACTCAGTCCAAGAATGTTACGACTGCTTTAAAACAGGAGTATCAAAATGCGTTGGTCAAGGCGGAAACCGATTTACTGACCGATATGGGCAATCGCCGGGCCTTAGAACGGCTACGTAATATTCTATTGAGTAAGGGTATTCACTTTCAGGTGGCGGCGCTGATGATCGATATCGATCATTTCAAATCCTACAACGACACGTTGGGACATCCGCAGGGTGATCTTTGTTTGCAGCAGGTAGCTCGGATAATTCGAAGCAGCCTCAGAGTGAGCGAAGCCTATCCGATAAGGCTGGGAGGTGATGAGTTCCTAGTGCTGATGATGGGAGCCCCCCTGACTTTGGCCCACCAGATAGCCCAAAGAATCAGAGACGGAGTACGTCATAGCGCCATCCAGCATCCTGCGAAAGATTCTGGCCTGGTTACTCTCAGCATGGGCCTTGCCTGTCATGAAATTATCGATTCGAAAAGCCTTTCATCGCTACTTAAAGACGCCGACGATGCGCTTTATCAAGCTAAGCGTAGTGGGCGTGACCGCATCAGTGCGCCGCTGACAGTGAGTGACTGTGTTTGA
- the ispB gene encoding octaprenyl diphosphate synthase, translating into MTANVSSAQPVSPTPSPLHAVVADDFAAVNRTIIEQLTSKVPLVETIGQYIIESGGKRLRPLLALLAARALDYTGDKHIPLATLIEFMHTSTLLHDDVVDESHMRRGKKTANDAWGNAPSVLVGDFLYARSFQMMVDVGSLRIMSILSGATCIIAEGEVLQLTNIGNPSISEADYFETILGKTAMLFEAASHSGAVLAQATPEQEHALQYYGRYLGLAFQLIDDLLDYQGDADAMGKNVGDDLAEGKPTLPLIHAMEQGTPEQAKLIRQVIRQGGLEQLDAVLEIVHATGALDYTRQRAEEMAAKALEQLNALPPSPYRDSMAQLARLAVDRKA; encoded by the coding sequence ATGACCGCTAACGTCTCCTCAGCCCAACCCGTCAGCCCAACGCCTTCACCGCTGCACGCCGTGGTGGCCGATGACTTCGCAGCCGTCAATCGGACAATTATTGAGCAGCTCACGTCTAAAGTGCCGCTGGTCGAAACCATCGGCCAGTACATCATTGAAAGTGGCGGTAAGCGCCTGCGTCCTCTATTGGCGCTTTTAGCCGCGCGCGCACTCGACTATACCGGCGATAAACACATCCCGTTGGCCACGCTGATTGAGTTTATGCATACCTCGACGCTGCTGCATGATGACGTGGTTGATGAATCACACATGCGCCGGGGCAAGAAAACCGCTAACGATGCCTGGGGCAATGCGCCGTCGGTGTTGGTGGGTGACTTTCTCTATGCTCGCTCCTTTCAAATGATGGTCGACGTGGGCTCACTTCGCATCATGTCGATTCTTTCCGGCGCCACCTGCATCATCGCCGAAGGAGAAGTGCTGCAGCTCACCAACATTGGTAATCCCAGCATTTCTGAGGCGGACTACTTCGAGACCATTTTGGGTAAAACCGCCATGCTGTTTGAGGCGGCTTCCCACAGCGGTGCCGTGCTGGCCCAGGCCACTCCCGAACAAGAGCACGCGCTTCAGTATTATGGCCGCTATCTGGGTCTCGCGTTTCAACTGATTGATGACCTGCTGGATTATCAGGGCGACGCTGATGCCATGGGCAAAAACGTCGGCGACGACCTGGCCGAAGGCAAGCCGACGCTGCCGCTGATTCACGCCATGGAGCAAGGCACTCCAGAGCAGGCCAAGCTTATTCGCCAGGTGATTCGCCAAGGCGGGCTTGAGCAGCTAGACGCCGTACTGGAAATTGTTCATGCCACCGGCGCGCTTGACTACACCCGCCAGCGCGCCGAAGAAATGGCCGCCAAAGCCCTTGAGCAATTGAACGCTCTACCGCCCAGCCCTTATCGCGACAGCATGGCGCAGCTAGCCCGTTTAGCCGTTGATCGTAAAGCATAA
- the rplU gene encoding 50S ribosomal protein L21 yields MYAIIKSGGKQYRVQEGQTLKLEKIEVATGETIEFDEVLMVADGDDFNIGAPMIGGAKVSAEVVSHGRGDKVTIIKFRRRKHSMKRQGHRQWFTEVKITGISA; encoded by the coding sequence ATGTACGCAATTATTAAAAGCGGTGGCAAACAGTACCGCGTTCAAGAAGGTCAGACCCTCAAGCTCGAAAAAATCGAAGTCGCTACGGGCGAAACGATTGAGTTTGATGAAGTGCTGATGGTTGCAGACGGCGATGACTTCAACATTGGCGCGCCAATGATTGGCGGCGCTAAAGTCTCTGCCGAAGTGGTTTCCCACGGCCGTGGCGATAAAGTGACGATCATCAAGTTCCGTCGCCGTAAGCACAGCATGAAGCGTCAGGGCCACCGTCAGTGGTTCACTGAAGTCAAAATTACCGGAATTTCCGCGTAA
- the rpmA gene encoding 50S ribosomal protein L27 yields the protein MAHKKAAGSTRNGRDSESKRLGVKLFGGQSATAGNIIVRQRGTRFHAGTGVGLGRDHTLFALSDGFVKFETKGPKNRKFVSIVSA from the coding sequence ATGGCTCATAAGAAGGCAGCTGGCTCCACGCGTAACGGTCGCGATTCCGAGTCTAAACGCTTAGGTGTGAAACTGTTCGGTGGCCAATCGGCGACTGCGGGTAACATCATCGTGCGTCAGCGCGGCACGCGTTTCCACGCTGGCACAGGCGTTGGCCTAGGCCGCGATCACACGCTGTTCGCGCTGAGCGACGGTTTTGTGAAATTTGAGACCAAAGGTCCCAAAAACCGTAAGTTCGTTAGCATCGTTTCTGCATAA
- the cgtA gene encoding Obg family GTPase CgtA: protein MQFVDEASIIVEAGKGGNGCLSFRREKYVPRGGPDGGDGGHGGSVYLIGDDALNTLIDFKFQRFYKAQNGQGGMGRQMSGKAGEDLHVKVPVGTTVIDEDTLEVIADVTEIGQVVLVGEGGRRGLGNIHFKSSTNRAPRRTTTGTDGDRRNLRLEMKVMADVGLLGMPNAGKSTLIRSVSAAKPKVANYPFTTLVPNLGVVKLGMHEHFVMADVPGLIEGASDGAGLGLRFLKHLTRTRLLFHVVDVAPFDESDPVAASKAIVRELGQFSPALSERPRWLVLNKFDLLPEEEREERAQAIIQALNWEGPVFRISAISNDGTDKLVQAAYRWLTEQRRLEHEDEEALIREQEMRRRMEEESVARTEARLGRRRKRDDEDDEDFDDDDYDVEVEYAP, encoded by the coding sequence ATGCAGTTCGTCGATGAAGCCTCGATTATTGTTGAGGCGGGCAAAGGCGGCAATGGCTGTCTGAGCTTTCGCCGCGAAAAATATGTGCCCAGGGGCGGCCCCGATGGGGGCGATGGCGGTCATGGTGGTAGCGTTTACCTAATTGGTGACGATGCGCTTAACACCCTGATCGACTTCAAATTCCAGCGCTTCTATAAAGCGCAAAACGGCCAGGGCGGCATGGGCCGTCAAATGAGCGGCAAGGCCGGCGAAGATCTACACGTCAAAGTGCCGGTCGGCACTACGGTGATTGACGAAGATACGTTAGAAGTCATCGCTGATGTCACCGAGATCGGCCAAGTGGTATTGGTCGGTGAAGGCGGTCGGCGTGGGCTGGGTAACATCCACTTTAAGTCTTCGACCAACCGCGCGCCGCGCCGGACCACGACCGGCACCGACGGTGACCGCCGTAACCTGCGTTTGGAAATGAAGGTAATGGCTGATGTGGGTCTGCTGGGTATGCCTAATGCGGGCAAGTCCACGCTGATTCGTTCCGTGTCTGCCGCCAAGCCCAAGGTCGCTAATTACCCGTTCACTACATTAGTACCCAATTTGGGCGTGGTGAAGCTGGGCATGCACGAACACTTCGTGATGGCCGATGTTCCGGGGCTGATTGAAGGTGCTTCTGACGGTGCTGGCTTAGGGCTGCGCTTCTTGAAGCACCTGACGCGCACGCGGCTGCTGTTTCACGTCGTCGACGTAGCGCCGTTTGATGAGTCTGATCCGGTTGCGGCATCGAAGGCGATTGTGCGCGAGCTGGGGCAGTTCTCACCGGCGCTTTCTGAGCGTCCGCGCTGGCTGGTATTGAATAAGTTTGACCTGCTGCCGGAAGAGGAGCGCGAAGAGCGCGCCCAGGCGATCATTCAGGCGCTTAACTGGGAAGGCCCGGTGTTCCGCATCTCGGCCATCAGCAACGATGGCACCGATAAGCTGGTTCAGGCGGCTTATCGCTGGCTGACCGAGCAGCGTCGCCTTGAGCACGAAGATGAAGAAGCGCTGATTCGTGAGCAAGAAATGCGCCGTCGCATGGAAGAAGAGTCGGTCGCACGTACTGAAGCGCGTCTGGGTCGTCGGCGTAAGCGTGACGATGAAGACGACGAAGATTTCGACGACGATGATTATGATGTTGAAGTTGAATACGCCCCATAG
- the proB gene encoding glutamate 5-kinase: protein MESNEQILGRSALSRARRVVVKIGSALLTNDGRGLDEPAIGGWVDQIAALHQRGIEVVLVSSGAVAAGMVRLGWQVRPSAVHELQAAAAVGQNGLTQCYEQHFARHNMLTAQVLLTHDDLSNRKRYLNALSALRTLVEMRVVPVINENDTVVTDEIRFGDNDTLGALVANLLEADALLLLTDQEGLFDADPRHNPNAQMIAEGRADDPRLAAVAGSGGALGRGGMSTKVRAAQLAARSGAVTVIASGRQPDVINRIMAGESLGTLLRPDQVPIAARKRWLAGQLQVRGTLVLDAGAVKVLRDKGSSLLAVGVRSVQGSFKRGDMVVCVDEQGASVAKGLVNYGADEAHQLAGQPSHQIEAILGYVEAHELIHRDNLVVL from the coding sequence ATGGAAAGTAACGAGCAAATTCTCGGACGCAGCGCATTGAGTCGGGCGCGTCGAGTCGTGGTAAAGATCGGCAGTGCGCTACTGACTAACGATGGTCGCGGCCTGGACGAACCGGCCATTGGCGGCTGGGTGGATCAAATCGCCGCCTTGCATCAGCGCGGTATTGAGGTGGTGCTGGTTTCCTCTGGCGCCGTGGCGGCGGGCATGGTGCGCCTTGGCTGGCAGGTGCGGCCCAGCGCGGTGCATGAGCTGCAAGCGGCGGCGGCGGTGGGACAAAACGGGCTTACCCAGTGCTATGAGCAGCATTTCGCGCGCCACAATATGCTCACGGCGCAGGTGCTGCTCACCCACGACGACCTTTCTAATCGCAAGCGCTACCTGAATGCACTGTCGGCGCTGCGCACGCTGGTGGAAATGCGCGTGGTCCCGGTGATCAATGAAAACGATACCGTGGTCACCGATGAGATTCGCTTTGGCGATAACGATACGCTCGGGGCGCTGGTTGCCAATCTTTTGGAAGCCGATGCGCTGCTGCTGTTGACCGATCAGGAAGGGTTGTTTGATGCCGACCCGCGGCATAACCCGAATGCTCAGATGATCGCCGAAGGGCGCGCCGACGACCCTCGCTTAGCGGCTGTTGCAGGCAGCGGCGGTGCGCTAGGGCGGGGTGGCATGAGTACTAAAGTGCGTGCGGCGCAGCTGGCGGCGCGCTCCGGGGCAGTCACTGTCATTGCGAGCGGGCGTCAGCCTGATGTTATCAATCGGATAATGGCGGGTGAGTCGCTGGGTACGCTGCTGCGCCCTGATCAGGTGCCTATCGCGGCGCGTAAGCGTTGGTTAGCGGGGCAGTTGCAGGTGCGCGGCACGCTGGTGCTGGATGCTGGCGCAGTTAAAGTGCTGCGTGACAAAGGCTCTAGCCTATTAGCCGTTGGCGTTCGCAGTGTGCAAGGCAGCTTTAAGCGTGGCGATATGGTGGTATGCGTGGACGAGCAGGGCGCATCGGTGGCCAAAGGCTTGGTGAACTACGGCGCTGATGAGGCTCACCAGCTGGCGGGGCAGCCCAGCCATCAGATTGAAGCGATTCTTGGCTACGTTGAAGCCCACGAGCTGATTCACCGCGATAATCTTGTGGTTCTATAA
- a CDS encoding DUF1853 family protein yields the protein MHNKDIDGPTHGDTLPNAALRDLAWLAATPDLIEMTPPIPCAGRPTLKELGLENLLLPWLRQLPTPSLTALTGSRANRMGHYHERLWHTLLDHAPNTRMLAHNVRITRQRITLGELDMLYRTRDNPAPIHLEVAIKFYLGLPEGPGDLRSQSRWIGPGGADSLALKCAHLQRHQLPLSTTLPALATLAHWLAPRDLGASKLTLCEQLTQRLAIPGVLYYPWQTPWHTEMPPPAGATPNHRRGYWCYCRDWPALVASSASVPTIAWLEKPHWLAPPLPSVFRPLDEVVPGVINRVHAWRSPQQIMLYYQHEHRYERVFLVPDDWPHQVPLPPPARL from the coding sequence GTGCACAATAAAGACATTGATGGCCCAACCCACGGCGACACGCTGCCCAACGCAGCACTGCGCGATTTAGCCTGGCTGGCCGCCACGCCGGATCTTATTGAAATGACGCCACCGATTCCCTGCGCAGGCCGCCCAACGCTTAAAGAACTAGGGCTGGAAAACTTGCTTTTGCCCTGGCTGCGCCAACTCCCAACACCTTCGCTAACAGCTTTAACGGGGTCGCGGGCCAATCGCATGGGGCATTATCACGAACGCCTTTGGCACACGTTGCTCGATCACGCCCCCAACACACGCATGCTAGCGCACAACGTACGCATAACTCGCCAGCGCATTACGCTGGGCGAGCTGGATATGCTATATCGCACCCGCGACAACCCGGCCCCGATACATTTGGAAGTGGCGATTAAGTTCTATCTGGGCTTGCCGGAAGGGCCTGGGGACTTGCGTAGCCAAAGCCGCTGGATTGGCCCTGGCGGGGCAGACAGCCTAGCGCTTAAATGTGCTCATCTACAGCGCCACCAGCTACCGCTTTCCACAACGCTGCCTGCGCTGGCAACCCTGGCTCATTGGCTGGCGCCGCGCGACCTGGGCGCCTCTAAACTGACGTTGTGTGAGCAGTTAACACAGCGGCTAGCCATACCGGGCGTGCTGTACTATCCCTGGCAAACGCCCTGGCACACAGAGATGCCACCGCCAGCGGGCGCCACGCCGAACCACCGCCGTGGCTACTGGTGCTACTGTCGCGACTGGCCTGCGCTTGTCGCCAGCTCAGCGTCAGTACCGACGATAGCCTGGCTGGAAAAACCGCACTGGCTGGCGCCACCGCTACCCAGCGTTTTTCGCCCCCTTGATGAAGTGGTGCCCGGCGTCATCAATAGAGTGCACGCATGGCGCTCGCCTCAGCAGATCATGCTCTATTACCAACATGAACACCGCTATGAGCGCGTTTTTTTGGTGCCTGACGACTGGCCGCACCAAGTGCCTTTACCGCCGCCTGCTCGCTTATAG
- a CDS encoding AAA family ATPase, with protein MANAKNLDQKKEGALRIVMGAVNIEYSRYMLWLQNTDAASDVKRIAKLAEGSLDGLARTVSAGGQRAKLLAPLLRQNLSLTDDKIEHVEHQEAGGALPWTRLEKLTVGPFRGFRWEEQFDLNKSVVLFYGPNGSGKTSLCEAIEYALLGDVEEASAKRIGSLEGYFSNIHEAEYSSPQLWSEGGQLVHANEELLRFAIIEKNRIEGFARLAARPPAQASAMIATLFGLDSFNDFVNNFTNTLDSQLLLDKPKSKFIDSQRAALEEARKKVDNKDETLKKFDEEREKIANDFQAGYSFEQLSKLLGIAEPPGRLQEVTKLLEEQVPAKSRIAGSELIRLRRSFHAKMGALADCAKQLEHRAEELSYRDLYNAVLALEEESNDKCPACDTPLDRAETNPFERATYGRELLKDLATLEREKEGLLEERNRLSLQARQALTTADSHHALNTPALKNVIDWVRSGEHTPIWEVEIDAAVWRELLRAIRKMERRDVEIQERLEQQQELVDERKRLEKAKEKLTALDGRQAQYQEQIAEEQALIDNFDEANAALLKEVEQEEEQHKLELRIQAAYADYLEGIRLYRDQLPEGLLAELNETTRDLYNQINADDHENDKLNELILPLRGGERIQVSFRGSPDKMHNALQVLSEGHLRCLGLAILLAKNIKLDLPFMVFDDAVNAIDHDHRAGIRSTIFGDPRFQAKQILLTSHSNEFIKDIHNQLGPQSSRLYVLSHHAGDHQPIVQGGSDRHYLVRARERLDDGDHRQCLASCRQSLENLTARLWKALANKSQELGHLSLDLRSPTSRPELRNLTMKIEKSIQRGREQGKLNNETWARRHEGVEEILKVPESHLAWQYLNKGTHDEEDREDFEFQVVRQVFRALEKISQTF; from the coding sequence GTGGCTAACGCCAAGAATCTTGATCAGAAGAAAGAGGGAGCGCTGAGAATTGTTATGGGGGCAGTAAACATAGAATACAGCCGATACATGCTGTGGCTGCAAAATACAGATGCGGCGTCTGACGTCAAGCGGATAGCAAAATTAGCAGAAGGTAGCCTTGATGGATTAGCTCGAACGGTTAGTGCTGGGGGGCAGCGTGCGAAGCTTTTGGCACCGCTTCTACGCCAGAATCTATCGCTGACTGATGATAAAATTGAGCATGTTGAGCACCAAGAGGCAGGTGGAGCGCTACCTTGGACTCGCCTCGAAAAACTTACCGTTGGACCATTCCGAGGATTTCGTTGGGAAGAGCAATTCGACCTGAACAAATCTGTGGTGCTGTTTTATGGGCCGAATGGGAGCGGAAAAACAAGCCTTTGCGAAGCCATAGAGTATGCTCTCTTGGGTGATGTGGAAGAGGCATCTGCAAAGCGAATCGGCTCATTAGAAGGTTACTTTTCCAACATCCATGAAGCGGAATATTCCTCACCCCAGTTGTGGTCTGAAGGTGGCCAACTGGTGCATGCGAACGAGGAACTGTTGCGCTTTGCGATTATCGAGAAGAATCGCATTGAGGGATTTGCACGCTTGGCCGCACGGCCACCTGCCCAAGCGAGCGCGATGATTGCCACGTTGTTCGGGCTTGACAGTTTCAACGATTTCGTAAACAACTTTACCAATACCTTGGATAGCCAGCTACTCCTCGATAAGCCGAAAAGTAAGTTTATTGATAGCCAAAGAGCTGCACTGGAAGAAGCCCGCAAGAAGGTCGACAACAAAGATGAGACCTTGAAAAAATTTGATGAAGAGCGGGAGAAAATCGCGAATGATTTCCAGGCAGGGTATTCCTTTGAACAGTTAAGTAAGTTACTGGGTATTGCAGAGCCACCGGGAAGGTTGCAAGAGGTAACAAAGCTTCTAGAGGAGCAAGTTCCCGCTAAGTCTAGGATAGCCGGTTCCGAGCTGATTCGGTTACGCCGTTCATTTCACGCGAAAATGGGAGCTCTTGCCGACTGTGCTAAGCAGCTAGAACATCGAGCGGAAGAGTTGTCATACCGCGACTTGTACAATGCGGTTTTGGCTCTGGAAGAAGAGTCGAATGACAAGTGTCCGGCTTGCGATACTCCTTTAGACAGAGCCGAAACTAACCCTTTTGAGCGGGCGACTTATGGACGTGAATTGTTAAAAGATTTGGCAACCCTCGAAAGAGAAAAAGAAGGGCTTCTTGAAGAGCGTAATAGACTATCGTTACAGGCTAGGCAGGCTCTGACTACTGCTGACAGCCACCATGCGCTAAATACGCCAGCCCTTAAAAATGTGATTGACTGGGTCCGAAGTGGTGAGCATACCCCAATATGGGAAGTGGAGATTGACGCCGCCGTTTGGCGCGAATTGTTACGAGCCATCCGAAAAATGGAAAGGCGAGATGTTGAAATTCAGGAGCGATTGGAGCAGCAACAAGAGCTCGTAGATGAGCGCAAACGGTTGGAAAAGGCCAAAGAAAAATTAACAGCGCTAGATGGAAGACAGGCACAGTACCAAGAACAAATAGCTGAAGAACAGGCGTTAATCGACAATTTCGACGAAGCTAACGCGGCCTTGCTTAAAGAGGTAGAGCAAGAGGAAGAGCAGCATAAGTTAGAGCTGCGGATACAGGCCGCTTATGCCGACTATCTGGAGGGTATCCGACTTTATAGAGACCAACTTCCAGAAGGCTTGCTAGCGGAATTGAATGAAACGACACGTGATCTTTACAATCAGATCAATGCTGACGATCACGAAAACGATAAGCTCAATGAATTGATCCTACCTCTTCGTGGAGGGGAGCGCATTCAAGTTTCTTTTCGCGGTTCGCCCGATAAAATGCACAATGCCCTGCAGGTGTTGAGTGAAGGCCACCTGCGTTGTCTCGGGTTGGCTATTCTACTGGCAAAAAATATAAAGCTTGACCTTCCATTTATGGTATTCGATGACGCCGTGAATGCGATTGACCACGATCATCGGGCTGGCATTCGTTCAACAATATTTGGTGACCCTCGTTTTCAGGCCAAGCAGATATTATTAACAAGCCATAGCAATGAGTTTATAAAAGATATTCATAACCAATTGGGACCTCAATCCTCTAGGCTTTATGTCCTCAGCCATCATGCCGGTGACCACCAGCCTATTGTTCAGGGTGGAAGTGATCGACATTACCTCGTACGTGCGCGAGAGCGGCTCGATGATGGCGACCACAGGCAATGCTTGGCTTCTTGTCGTCAATCGCTTGAAAATTTAACGGCTAGACTTTGGAAGGCGCTGGCGAACAAATCGCAGGAGCTCGGACATCTCTCGCTGGATCTCCGCTCTCCCACGAGCAGACCTGAACTAAGAAATCTCACAATGAAAATTGAAAAGAGCATTCAGCGTGGTCGGGAGCAGGGTAAACTGAATAATGAGACATGGGCTAGGAGACACGAAGGGGTTGAGGAAATCTTGAAGGTCCCTGAAAGCCACTTAGCTTGGCAATATCTAAACAAAGGGACCCATGACGAAGAGGATAGGGAGGATTTCGAGTTCCAAGTCGTTCGTCAAGTCTTTCGCGCACTTGAAAAGATTAGCCAAACCTTTTGA
- a CDS encoding helix-turn-helix domain-containing protein yields MSYVELSIDERVSIQLGQALRMSQRHITRLLGRASSTIFREIRRYQKVQDTYFAQHAQQQRD; encoded by the coding sequence ATGTCATACGTCGAACTCAGCATTGACGAGCGTGTCAGCATCCAGTTAGGCCAAGCCCTTCGAATGAGCCAACGGCATATCACCCGACTCCTAGGGCGAGCCTCCTCGACGATTTTTCGTGAAATACGTCGCTATCAAAAGGTTCAGGATACCTACTTTGCACAGCATGCCCAACAGCAACGAGATTGA